A single Nicotiana tabacum cultivar K326 chromosome 5, ASM71507v2, whole genome shotgun sequence DNA region contains:
- the LOC142181051 gene encoding uncharacterized protein LOC142181051, which yields MKYILVSVDYVSKWAEAIALPNNEARSVTTFLKKNIFTLFGTPRAVLSDGGSHLCNKAFTGLLEKYGVKHKVATPYHPQSSCQVEVSNREIKNILAKTVNANRTDWSRKLDDALWAYRMAYKNPIGTSPYRVVFVKACHLPVELEHKTMWALKRLNLDWAEAANLRLTQLN from the coding sequence ATGAAATATATCTTGGTGTCTGTggactatgtgtccaaatgggctGAAGCAATTGCCTTACCAAACAACGAGGCAAGGAGTGTGACCacattcttaaagaaaaatatattcacgctgtttggcactcctagagctGTTCTTAGTGATGGTGGGTCTCACTTATGTAACAAGGCTTTCACGGGGCTACTAGAGAAATATGGTGTCAAGCACAAGGTggccacaccttatcatccccaATCAAGTTGccaagttgaagtttccaaccgggagataaagaataTTCTCGCAAAGACTGTTAATGCAAACAGGACCGACtggtcaaggaagctagatgaCGCGTTGTGGGCATATCGCATGGCATACAAAAACCCTATTGGCACTTCTCCTTATCGGGTAGTCTTTGTCAAGGCTTGTCATCTACCCGTAGAACTGGAGCACAAAACCATGTGGGCTTTAAAAAGGTTGAACTTGGACTGGGCTGAAGCTGCAAATTTGAGGTTAACACAACTCAATTAA